One region of Daphnia pulicaria isolate SC F1-1A chromosome 7, SC_F0-13Bv2, whole genome shotgun sequence genomic DNA includes:
- the LOC124350084 gene encoding uncharacterized protein LOC124350084 — MLEESKQEENMLVVNKLEPCTPEPCRPLRNKTEPCMQGPWVCIRILDCQLPPQRQPRSKRRSSSWTSGRQNFEETKKWRSETRSESEEGERWKANSLKMLEHTNAESIYTAPFCLHLEWNTAARLKTQDLIVDVSGLWWLSVLRETISKNPEYAAQCKRLGANGVQNR, encoded by the exons ATGCTGGAGGAGAGTAAGCAGGAGGAGAATATGCTGGTGGTGAATAAGCTGGAGCCCTGTACGCCGGAGCCTTGTAGGCCGTTGCGGAATAAGACGGAGCCATGTATGCAGGGGCCATGGGTCTGTATCCGTATCCTGGATTGCCAGCTACCACCGCAACGGCAGCCAAGAAGCAAACGGCGAAGTTCATCATGGACATCTGGtcgtcaaaattttgaagaaacaaaaaaatggagaa GTGAAACAAGATCCGAATCGGAAGAAGGGGAGAGATGGAAAGCTAACAGCTTGAAGATGCTTGAACATACTAACGCCGAGAGTATTTATACTGCACCGTTTTGTCTTCATTTGGAATGGAATACAGCAGCAAG GTTAAAGACACAAGATTTAATTGTTGACGTTTCTGGACTCTGGTGGCTATCGGTTCTACGTGAAACGA TATCAAAGAATCCTGAATATGCAGCGCAATGCAAACGTTTAGGTGCCAATGGTGTCCAAAATCGGTGA